From the Desulfarculaceae bacterium genome, one window contains:
- a CDS encoding TRAP transporter substrate-binding protein produces MKKFAWLLSFMAALLICFAGVTNAKAADEKKSIHLKFSTWHPPMSREVKTVWIPMLEELKKRSDGRITYTLYAGGALGKGPEHFDIVKNGLSDMGYFTATWTPGRFPMTDVLSMAAWVDGKDLATDIGNQVYKKALEKEFKGVKVLELNGCIQAFLWTTKPVHTLEDLKGLKIRTPGGMQTNYIKSLGAQPVFMPLGDVYLAMETGTIDGLVTCPPLVLAFKLYEVAKYGVKATFGCVSEGVIMNEKSWKRTPKDLQAIIMEVVGNPFAHTHGLDKKTYAKMMKEIKAKGVKVYDLPPKEEQRWFARFQEVTRQWVAELEKQGKPAKEAVMMYNQAVQQAGSTCVAFPPEWNTEKKK; encoded by the coding sequence ATGAAAAAATTTGCGTGGCTGCTCAGCTTTATGGCGGCGTTGCTTATTTGCTTCGCCGGCGTAACCAACGCCAAGGCGGCCGATGAGAAGAAAAGCATTCACCTGAAATTCTCCACCTGGCATCCGCCCATGAGCCGCGAGGTCAAGACGGTGTGGATTCCCATGCTGGAGGAGCTCAAGAAGCGCAGCGACGGCCGCATCACCTACACCCTCTATGCCGGCGGCGCCCTGGGCAAGGGCCCCGAGCACTTCGACATCGTGAAAAACGGCCTGTCGGACATGGGCTACTTCACCGCCACCTGGACCCCCGGCCGCTTCCCCATGACCGACGTGCTCTCCATGGCCGCCTGGGTCGACGGCAAGGACCTGGCCACCGACATCGGCAACCAGGTTTACAAGAAGGCCCTGGAGAAGGAGTTCAAGGGCGTCAAGGTGCTGGAACTCAACGGCTGCATCCAGGCCTTCCTGTGGACCACCAAGCCGGTGCACACCCTGGAGGACCTGAAGGGCCTCAAGATCCGCACCCCCGGCGGCATGCAGACCAACTACATCAAGTCCCTGGGCGCCCAGCCCGTGTTCATGCCCCTGGGCGACGTGTACCTGGCCATGGAGACCGGCACCATCGACGGTCTGGTCACCTGTCCTCCGCTGGTGCTGGCCTTCAAGCTCTATGAAGTGGCCAAGTACGGCGTCAAGGCGACCTTCGGCTGCGTGTCCGAGGGCGTGATCATGAACGAGAAGTCCTGGAAGCGCACTCCCAAGGACCTGCAGGCCATCATCATGGAGGTGGTGGGCAACCCCTTCGCCCACACCCACGGTCTGGACAAAAAGACCTATGCCAAGATGATGAAGGAGATCAAGGCCAAGGGCGTGAAGGTCTACGACCTGCCTCCCAAGGAGGAGCAGCGTTGGTTCGCCCGCTTCCAGGAGGTTACCCGCCAGTGGGTGGCCGAGCTGGAGAAGCAAGGCAAGCCCGCCAAGGAAGCGGTGATGATGTACAACCAGGCGGTCCAGCAGGCCGGTTCCACTTGCGTGGCCTTCCCGCCCGAGTGGAATACCGAGAAGAAGAAGTAA
- a CDS encoding amino acid ABC transporter substrate-binding protein: MILRRAGIVLIALSLVLGLGAQTTCLAARAFVIGCTVPLTGQFGKVGQLLKESYGLWAEKVNDNGGIAGQNPVRLVFRDDQSSPKVSAMLVERLITQDKVDLLLGSYGSAQVMAAAAVAERHKVPYLSGGASADRLYQRHYKYFFGTLGKATEAVRGAVEVFTTVSPKPKTVAILGSNLPFAKLACQGFKKYAEKSGFKIIHYELFPVQLKDYDTILLKAKAKRPDLLLVGSRLEVAVRMVEAMQAIDFNPKAVAFSDGPLSPAFRQGLRAKADYVFTAGEWAPNLPFVGSVFGSAREFNDTFQKRLGRAPGSVEAASVAAAVAQQKAVEALGLRPGFGPAARIRLAEKLHRMELTTFYGPVRFDADGAIQKRPPVAMQVQKGRIVNVYPEDWAEKKPLYPMPAWKDR, encoded by the coding sequence ATGATTCTGAGACGGGCCGGAATCGTCTTGATTGCTTTGTCCCTGGTGCTCGGCCTGGGTGCTCAAACCACCTGCCTGGCAGCCAGGGCGTTCGTCATCGGCTGCACCGTTCCCCTGACCGGCCAGTTCGGCAAGGTCGGCCAGCTCCTTAAAGAGTCCTACGGCCTCTGGGCCGAGAAAGTCAACGACAACGGCGGCATCGCCGGACAAAATCCCGTCAGGCTGGTTTTCCGCGACGACCAGTCCAGCCCCAAGGTCAGCGCCATGCTGGTGGAGCGGCTGATCACCCAGGACAAGGTGGACCTGCTGCTGGGCTCCTACGGCTCGGCCCAGGTCATGGCCGCCGCCGCCGTGGCCGAGCGCCACAAGGTCCCTTATCTCTCGGGCGGCGCCTCGGCCGATCGGCTCTATCAGCGGCATTACAAATATTTCTTCGGCACCCTGGGCAAGGCCACCGAGGCGGTGCGCGGCGCGGTGGAGGTATTCACCACCGTTAGCCCCAAGCCCAAGACCGTGGCCATTCTGGGCTCCAACCTGCCTTTTGCTAAACTGGCCTGCCAGGGCTTTAAGAAATACGCCGAAAAGAGCGGTTTCAAGATCATCCACTATGAGCTGTTCCCGGTGCAGCTCAAGGACTACGACACCATCCTGCTAAAGGCCAAGGCCAAGCGGCCCGATCTTTTGTTGGTGGGCTCCCGCCTGGAAGTGGCCGTCAGGATGGTCGAGGCCATGCAGGCCATCGACTTCAACCCCAAGGCGGTGGCTTTCAGCGACGGCCCCCTGTCGCCCGCCTTTAGGCAGGGGCTCAGGGCCAAGGCCGACTATGTGTTCACGGCCGGCGAATGGGCGCCCAACCTGCCTTTTGTGGGATCGGTGTTCGGCAGCGCCCGGGAGTTCAACGACACCTTCCAAAAGCGCCTGGGTCGAGCGCCCGGCTCCGTGGAGGCGGCTAGCGTGGCCGCGGCGGTGGCCCAGCAAAAGGCGGTGGAAGCCCTGGGGCTGAGGCCCGGTTTTGGGCCCGCCGCCCGCATCAGGCTGGCCGAAAAGCTGCACCGCATGGAGCTGACTACCTTCTACGGTCCGGTGCGCTTTGATGCCGACGGAGCCATCCAAAAACGACCGCCGGTTGCCATGCAGGTGCAAAAGGGGCGGATCGTCAACGTCTATCCAGAGGATTGGGCTGAAAAGAAGCCCTTGTACCCCATGCCGGCCTGGAAGGACCGTTAG
- a CDS encoding cupin domain-containing protein has product MRLAQKLTLKQVADKADCTASYLSQVEHDKASPSIASLKRIAGVLGARIVDFFADESEHDPVVMDPSQWVRVSLPRWKADIKQMVAMVKHRHMQPFFTVIQPGGGTREDYHHVGEEFGLVLEGELTLRLGEEIHLVPAGSSFYYSSSQPHAWTNEGDEPCRVVWVVTPPSW; this is encoded by the coding sequence ATGCGTCTAGCCCAAAAGCTGACGCTGAAGCAGGTGGCCGACAAGGCCGACTGCACTGCTTCGTATTTATCTCAGGTGGAGCACGACAAGGCTTCGCCCTCCATCGCCTCGCTGAAACGCATCGCCGGGGTGCTGGGGGCGCGCATCGTGGATTTTTTCGCCGACGAATCCGAGCACGACCCGGTGGTGATGGACCCTTCCCAATGGGTGCGGGTTAGCCTGCCCCGCTGGAAGGCGGACATCAAGCAGATGGTGGCCATGGTCAAACATCGCCACATGCAGCCCTTCTTCACCGTCATTCAACCCGGGGGCGGCACCCGGGAGGATTATCACCACGTGGGCGAGGAATTCGGCCTGGTGCTGGAGGGTGAGCTCACCCTGCGCCTGGGCGAGGAGATACACCTGGTGCCCGCTGGTTCGTCTTTTTATTACTCATCCAGCCAGCCCCACGCCTGGACCAACGAGGGCGACGAGCCCTGCCGGGTGGTTTGGGTGGTGACCCCGCCCAGCTGGTAG
- a CDS encoding amidohydrolase family protein, with translation MSSVLIKNVGLMLSGLVDEPILAADSVLIADGLIQKIGSGLEAPEGATVIDAGGSALTPGLIDSHCHVVLGDWTPRQQMQNFLDSSLHGGVTTSISAGEVHLPGRPKDPLGTKCLAILAAKSWGTVRPGGMKVLGGSLILEKGLTEADIEECYQAGVRVVGEVGLGSVKEPPEAPEMVQWAKKRGMTVMMHTGGTSIPGSSVVGAEQIIAVKPSVASHINGGPTAVSLEGAKAIIDESDAAIEIVQCGNMRRAAEVAQYIDDTKQWGRVIFGNDAPSGTGVVTLGILRNMALVASLGGVAPELTVAMASGNTAALYGLNRGVIAEGREADLVLMDTPIGSPGKDVLEALAEGDTPGVSLILIDGKVVVTKSRNTPPPVRAAKVAA, from the coding sequence ATGAGCAGCGTATTGATCAAAAACGTGGGCCTGATGCTCAGTGGCCTGGTGGACGAACCCATCCTGGCGGCGGACAGCGTTCTCATCGCCGACGGCCTCATCCAGAAAATCGGCTCCGGCCTGGAAGCCCCCGAGGGCGCCACGGTCATCGACGCGGGCGGCTCGGCCCTAACACCGGGCCTCATCGATAGTCACTGCCACGTGGTCCTGGGCGACTGGACCCCGCGCCAGCAGATGCAAAACTTCCTGGACTCCTCGCTGCACGGCGGGGTGACCACCTCCATCAGCGCGGGCGAGGTGCACCTGCCCGGCCGCCCCAAGGACCCCCTGGGAACCAAGTGCCTGGCCATCCTGGCCGCCAAGAGCTGGGGCACGGTGCGCCCCGGCGGCATGAAGGTACTGGGCGGCTCGCTAATCCTGGAAAAGGGCCTCACCGAGGCTGATATCGAAGAATGCTACCAGGCGGGCGTGCGGGTCGTCGGCGAGGTCGGCTTGGGCTCGGTCAAGGAGCCGCCCGAGGCACCGGAGATGGTTCAGTGGGCCAAGAAGCGCGGCATGACCGTGATGATGCACACCGGCGGCACCTCCATCCCCGGCTCGTCCGTGGTGGGCGCCGAGCAGATCATCGCGGTAAAGCCCTCGGTGGCCAGCCACATCAACGGCGGCCCCACCGCGGTCAGCCTGGAAGGGGCCAAGGCCATCATCGATGAGAGCGACGCGGCTATCGAGATCGTGCAGTGCGGCAACATGCGCCGCGCCGCCGAGGTGGCCCAGTACATCGACGATACCAAGCAGTGGGGCCGGGTGATCTTCGGCAACGACGCCCCCTCCGGCACCGGCGTGGTCACCCTGGGCATCCTTCGCAACATGGCCCTGGTGGCCAGCCTGGGCGGCGTGGCCCCCGAGCTGACCGTGGCCATGGCCTCGGGCAACACCGCCGCGCTCTACGGCCTCAACCGGGGCGTCATCGCCGAGGGCCGCGAAGCGGACCTGGTGCTCATGGACACCCCCATAGGCTCGCCGGGCAAGGACGTCCTGGAGGCCCTGGCCGAGGGCGACACCCCCGGCGTTTCCCTCATCCTGATCGACGGCAAGGTTGTGGTCACCAAGAGCCGCAACACCCCGCCGCCGGTGCGCGCCGCCAAGGTGGCCGCTTAG
- a CDS encoding amino acid synthesis family protein, giving the protein MQIRKLVTIVEETLNEAGKAIEPPTRKAAAIAVIANPFAGGYTEDLSELMDIGEELGGMLGDKARDALGIAPEECESYGKAAIVGLNGELEHGGAILHPKLGAPFRKALGRGLALIPSVKKRGPAGCTIDVPLNHKDAAFIRSHFDGMTISLEDAPMADEILVALVVTDSGRPLPRIGGLTKEDAKYEDGLR; this is encoded by the coding sequence ATGCAGATTCGTAAGCTGGTCACCATCGTGGAAGAGACCCTGAACGAGGCGGGCAAGGCCATCGAGCCCCCCACCCGCAAAGCCGCGGCCATCGCGGTCATCGCCAATCCCTTTGCCGGCGGCTACACCGAGGACCTGAGCGAGCTGATGGACATCGGCGAGGAGCTGGGTGGGATGCTGGGCGACAAGGCCCGCGACGCTCTGGGCATCGCCCCCGAGGAGTGCGAGAGCTACGGCAAGGCGGCCATCGTGGGCCTGAACGGCGAGCTGGAGCACGGCGGCGCCATCCTGCACCCCAAGCTGGGCGCCCCCTTCCGCAAGGCCCTGGGCCGGGGCCTGGCCCTGATCCCCTCGGTGAAAAAACGCGGCCCGGCCGGCTGCACCATCGACGTTCCCCTGAACCACAAGGACGCGGCCTTCATCCGCTCCCACTTCGACGGCATGACCATCAGCCTGGAAGATGCGCCCATGGCCGACGAGATCCTGGTGGCCCTGGTGGTCACCGATTCCGGACGTCCCCTGCCCCGCATCGGCGGCCTGACCAAGGAAGACGCCAAGTACGAGGACGGCCTTCGTTAA
- a CDS encoding aldehyde dehydrogenase family protein, giving the protein MAMLPEVKKHYGRLKLLIGGEWVESKSDIINETTNPATGEVIAEFPTATQEEARAAVQAAADAFDTLKNIPLRERARMLFDMRQIYDREADTLSRVLSQDHGRTYKEAAGSVRRCIENIESACAAAYGLVSRNEHLDNLANGIDMWLTWEPLGPFLIVTPGNIPMHAWSSFVPYALASGCPVVVSPSRQDPVAAEYMSKVALEAGFPAGAINLIHGGRDVNSFILEQPEIEGIGFIGSTSAGLDLFAQCGKLGKTSSLNGNGKNTVLIMPDADLDACPGYVRQGCFGMTGQRCLGSDNVVIIGDQKRYDEVKQALVANASAMKLGYGLDESVTMGPYATPGGRDKVIAWVEKGLGEGAKMVLDGRTMLPADYPDGYFMGPTLLEDADIDMEICKEEAFGAVAALIRAESLEQVIGWINSKTDLGHSACIMTASGVNARKFAREVNVGNVGINVGVPQPYAFFPLGSKRKSFLGAAKSRMASMRLFLDERTVTARWV; this is encoded by the coding sequence ATGGCCATGTTGCCTGAAGTCAAGAAGCACTACGGACGCCTGAAGCTGCTTATCGGCGGCGAGTGGGTGGAGTCCAAGTCCGATATCATCAACGAGACCACCAACCCGGCCACCGGCGAGGTGATCGCCGAGTTCCCCACCGCCACCCAGGAAGAAGCCCGCGCGGCGGTGCAGGCCGCGGCCGACGCCTTCGATACCCTGAAGAACATCCCCCTGCGCGAGCGCGCCCGGATGCTCTTTGACATGCGCCAGATCTACGACCGCGAGGCCGACACCCTGAGCCGCGTGCTGAGCCAGGACCACGGCCGCACCTACAAGGAGGCCGCCGGTTCGGTGCGCCGTTGCATCGAGAACATCGAGTCCGCCTGCGCGGCGGCCTACGGCCTGGTCTCGCGCAACGAGCACCTGGACAACCTGGCCAACGGCATCGACATGTGGCTGACCTGGGAGCCGTTGGGGCCCTTCCTCATCGTGACTCCGGGCAACATCCCCATGCACGCCTGGAGCTCCTTTGTGCCCTACGCCCTGGCCTCCGGCTGCCCGGTGGTGGTGAGCCCCTCGCGCCAGGACCCGGTGGCCGCGGAATACATGAGCAAGGTGGCCCTGGAGGCCGGTTTCCCGGCAGGCGCCATCAACCTGATCCACGGCGGCCGCGACGTTAACTCCTTCATCCTGGAGCAGCCGGAGATCGAGGGCATCGGCTTTATCGGCTCCACCAGCGCCGGTCTGGACCTGTTTGCCCAATGCGGCAAGCTGGGCAAGACTTCGAGCCTCAACGGCAACGGCAAGAACACCGTGTTGATCATGCCCGACGCCGACCTGGACGCCTGCCCCGGCTACGTGCGCCAGGGCTGCTTCGGCATGACCGGCCAGCGCTGCCTGGGCTCGGACAACGTGGTGATCATCGGCGACCAGAAGCGCTACGACGAGGTGAAGCAGGCCCTGGTGGCCAACGCCTCGGCCATGAAGCTGGGCTACGGCCTGGACGAGAGCGTGACCATGGGCCCCTACGCCACCCCCGGCGGCCGCGACAAGGTCATCGCCTGGGTCGAGAAGGGCCTGGGCGAGGGCGCCAAGATGGTCCTGGACGGCCGCACCATGCTGCCCGCCGACTATCCCGACGGCTATTTCATGGGCCCCACCCTCTTGGAAGACGCCGACATTGACATGGAAATCTGCAAGGAAGAAGCCTTCGGCGCGGTGGCGGCCCTCATCCGGGCTGAGAGCCTGGAGCAGGTCATCGGCTGGATCAACTCCAAGACCGACCTGGGCCACAGCGCCTGCATCATGACCGCCAGCGGAGTGAACGCGCGCAAGTTCGCCCGTGAGGTCAACGTGGGCAACGTGGGCATCAACGTGGGCGTGCCCCAGCCCTACGCCTTCTTCCCCCTGGGCTCCAAGCGCAAGTCCTTCCTGGGCGCCGCCAAGAGCCGCATGGCCTCCATGCGTCTGTTCCTGGATGAGCGCACCGTGACCGCGCGCTGGGTTTAA
- a CDS encoding NAD(P)H-dependent oxidoreductase, translating into MAQILIVYASDHDGTGRMARALAQGVESVEGCKAKLIKAEEATADDVIAADALVLGTPVHMGSMDWRMKKFIDTQCAPLWMGDKVVGKVGAAFACGSGYGNAGEGCELTMLSMLNNLAELGMVLATLPKNTAGYAKGGLQWGPYGRAHNEDISVIEGGLPEERTEAALHHGKNIARLAAALSGKKIFG; encoded by the coding sequence ATGGCTCAGATACTGATCGTTTACGCCAGCGACCACGACGGCACCGGCAGGATGGCCCGGGCCCTGGCCCAGGGAGTCGAATCCGTGGAGGGCTGCAAGGCCAAGCTGATAAAGGCCGAGGAGGCCACGGCCGACGACGTGATAGCCGCCGACGCCCTGGTCCTGGGCACCCCGGTGCACATGGGCAGCATGGACTGGCGCATGAAAAAATTCATCGACACCCAATGCGCCCCTTTGTGGATGGGAGACAAGGTGGTGGGCAAGGTGGGCGCGGCCTTTGCCTGTGGTTCTGGTTATGGCAACGCGGGCGAAGGCTGCGAGCTGACCATGCTCTCCATGCTCAACAACCTGGCCGAGCTGGGCATGGTGCTGGCGACTCTGCCCAAGAATACGGCGGGCTATGCCAAGGGTGGCCTGCAATGGGGCCCCTATGGCCGGGCGCACAACGAGGATATTTCGGTGATCGAGGGCGGACTGCCCGAGGAGCGGACCGAGGCGGCCCTGCACCACGGCAAAAACATCGCCCGCTTGGCCGCGGCCCTGAGCGGCAAGAAGATCTTCGGCTGA
- a CDS encoding ABC transporter substrate-binding protein — protein MKFRPCAPKTRHLSWAWLMLLAALALAGCAPGSGPAPTIPRGAPSAATAYKPGSGEAGRLAQVGQERLERGRYLMAVDAFRAALAQKPDSALQSKIRLGLGRAFEGARQRVEAVDQLRNMPLTGGDPDALVAGALLLGDLERKLGQWSQSAATLRRVLTTPARPLTETERKQALTTLAETQADLGQYGQATGSLLEIAALDGGTLPVMLKNKLADVSARASSAELEAQLGKPRPPALNALLLLSLARAQLREGRLEEAKATTAQVESLSQDPAMKLKAKALQKEIMQAHLVNPVAVGAILPLSGAWAQPGREVLAALELGLGLYETTTGNAPVLYMADSKGQALESVSAVDTLVDKHKVMAIIGPMGASASLAAARQAQMRQVPIISLARVDGVARTGDFVFQNSLTPGRQMKGLLDEAMGLRGLNRFAVLAPDNSYGRGFTSLLRAGVAERGGELVRVVFFDPQARDYTVWVKRLVQLPEKKFRPGEKDAPTPVIDFEALFIPDGPQAVAMAASQLRYFDVTSVLLMGTDLWHDPRLLDLAGRDVQGAIFPGLFDAGSNDPVVKKFVADFSQAMGRTPTLLEAQGYDAALLLRSLINKPQPPRTRGAMRQAIQEVKDLPGVCGAMSVTPQRSLSEKVTIFTVDRRGFRPVNDQDRIKPEPPAPLSGAEAAPGTAPAADQGAALPTAGSPPAGEKPAAQ, from the coding sequence ATGAAGTTTCGACCTTGCGCGCCCAAGACCCGGCACCTGTCCTGGGCCTGGCTGATGCTGTTGGCCGCCTTGGCCCTGGCCGGCTGCGCCCCGGGCTCCGGCCCCGCGCCCACCATCCCCCGCGGCGCTCCTTCGGCGGCTACCGCCTATAAGCCGGGCAGCGGCGAGGCCGGCCGCCTGGCCCAGGTGGGCCAGGAGCGCCTGGAGCGGGGCCGCTACCTCATGGCAGTGGACGCCTTCCGCGCCGCTCTGGCCCAAAAGCCGGACTCGGCCTTGCAGAGCAAGATCCGCCTGGGCCTGGGCCGCGCCTTCGAGGGAGCCCGCCAGCGGGTGGAGGCGGTGGACCAGTTGCGCAACATGCCTCTGACCGGCGGCGACCCCGACGCCCTGGTGGCCGGGGCCCTGCTCCTGGGCGACCTGGAGCGCAAGCTGGGCCAGTGGTCCCAGTCCGCGGCCACCCTGCGCCGGGTGCTGACCACACCGGCCCGCCCCCTCACCGAAACCGAGCGCAAGCAGGCCCTGACCACCCTGGCCGAGACCCAGGCCGACCTGGGCCAGTACGGCCAGGCCACGGGCAGCCTATTGGAGATCGCGGCCCTGGACGGCGGCACCCTGCCGGTGATGCTGAAGAACAAGCTGGCCGACGTATCGGCGCGGGCCTCCTCCGCCGAGCTGGAGGCCCAGCTGGGCAAACCCCGGCCGCCCGCGCTCAACGCTCTTTTGCTGCTCTCCCTTGCCCGGGCCCAGTTGCGCGAAGGCCGCCTGGAAGAGGCCAAAGCCACCACCGCTCAGGTGGAGAGCCTCAGCCAGGACCCGGCCATGAAGCTCAAGGCCAAGGCCCTGCAAAAGGAGATCATGCAGGCCCACCTGGTCAACCCGGTGGCCGTGGGGGCCATCCTGCCCCTGAGCGGGGCCTGGGCCCAGCCCGGCCGCGAGGTGCTGGCCGCCCTGGAACTGGGCCTGGGGCTCTATGAGACCACCACCGGCAACGCCCCGGTGCTCTACATGGCCGACAGCAAGGGCCAGGCCCTGGAGTCGGTGAGCGCGGTGGACACCCTGGTGGACAAGCACAAGGTCATGGCCATCATCGGGCCCATGGGCGCCTCGGCCTCCCTGGCCGCCGCCCGCCAGGCCCAGATGCGCCAGGTGCCCATCATCAGCCTGGCCCGGGTGGACGGCGTGGCCCGCACCGGGGACTTTGTTTTCCAGAACTCGCTCACCCCGGGCCGCCAGATGAAAGGCCTGTTGGACGAGGCCATGGGCCTTAGGGGCCTGAATCGTTTCGCGGTCTTGGCGCCGGACAATTCTTACGGCCGGGGCTTCACCTCCCTGCTGCGCGCCGGGGTCGCCGAGCGCGGCGGCGAGCTGGTGCGGGTGGTGTTCTTCGACCCCCAGGCCAGGGACTACACCGTGTGGGTCAAGCGGCTGGTGCAGCTTCCCGAGAAGAAGTTCCGCCCCGGCGAGAAAGACGCGCCCACCCCGGTGATCGACTTCGAGGCCCTGTTCATCCCCGACGGACCCCAGGCCGTGGCCATGGCCGCAAGCCAGCTCAGGTACTTCGACGTGACCAGCGTGCTGCTCATGGGCACGGACCTGTGGCACGATCCCCGCCTGCTGGACCTGGCCGGCCGCGACGTGCAGGGTGCCATCTTCCCGGGCCTGTTCGACGCCGGGTCCAACGATCCGGTGGTCAAGAAATTCGTGGCCGATTTCAGCCAGGCCATGGGCCGCACGCCCACCCTGCTGGAGGCCCAGGGCTACGACGCGGCGCTGCTGTTGCGCTCGCTGATCAACAAGCCCCAGCCGCCGCGCACCCGGGGAGCCATGCGCCAGGCCATCCAGGAGGTCAAGGACCTGCCCGGCGTGTGCGGGGCGATGAGCGTCACCCCCCAGCGCAGCTTGAGCGAAAAGGTGACCATTTTCACGGTGGACCGACGGGGTTTCAGGCCGGTGAACGACCAGGACCGGATCAAGCCCGAGCCGCCGGCGCCCTTGTCCGGGGCGGAGGCGGCACCGGGAACCGCTCCGGCGGCCGATCAGGGGGCCGCATTGCCAACGGCCGGCTCCCCCCCGGCCGGGGAGAAGCCGGCCGCGCAATAG
- the grpE gene encoding nucleotide exchange factor GrpE, with the protein MIKIEKPDAEKAPQAESEEQASQAPEEGGELAELKERMLRQAAELDNYKKRTEREKADFFKRANEGLVKDLLPVLDNLERALESAATGGGEATLAQGVEMIHGELLKTLERHGLEPMEAMGQPFDPELHEAMMQQENPELDENTVIAVAQKGYLFQGRLLRPAMVVVSKKSS; encoded by the coding sequence GTGATAAAGATCGAAAAACCGGACGCCGAAAAGGCTCCCCAGGCCGAGTCCGAGGAGCAGGCCTCCCAGGCCCCGGAAGAGGGCGGGGAGCTGGCCGAGCTCAAGGAGCGCATGCTCCGGCAGGCGGCGGAGCTGGACAACTACAAGAAGCGCACCGAGCGCGAAAAGGCCGATTTCTTCAAGCGAGCCAACGAGGGCCTGGTCAAGGACCTGTTGCCCGTCTTAGACAACCTGGAGCGGGCCCTGGAAAGCGCGGCCACGGGCGGCGGCGAGGCCACCCTGGCCCAAGGGGTGGAGATGATCCACGGCGAGCTCTTGAAGACCCTGGAGCGCCACGGCCTGGAACCCATGGAGGCCATGGGCCAGCCCTTTGACCCCGAGCTCCACGAGGCCATGATGCAGCAGGAAAATCCCGAGCTGGACGAGAACACGGTGATCGCCGTGGCCCAGAAAGGCTACCTGTTTCAGGGGCGTCTGCTCCGGCCGGCCATGGTGGTGGTCAGCAAAAAATCTTCCTGA
- the hrcA gene encoding heat-inducible transcriptional repressor HrcA, whose protein sequence is MADELSSRARLVLSSVVATYIATAEPVGSRTISKQKNVSFSAATIRNVMADLEEMGFLAQPHISAGRIPTPDGMRFYVDSILELDELDESVKAAIRAQLDGHQLYDLNDIFKATSRALSQISRQASLVAVPSPEQEVFRHMEFVRLAAGLILVVLVSKAGGVQNRIIEAEEDIAQEELDKYSRYLNELLADLTLGQVKQRVAQEMAQERNRFDAVLSRALTLGKQALQSRSEGDLLIDGQSNLMDQPEFRDVVRLRGIFQTFEEKSTLLRLLDKALTAQGVRLVIGSESEQAELEGLTLVTSAYGDQDQPLGALGIIGPTRMDYSKVIPMVDFTARLVSRILDERTK, encoded by the coding sequence GTGGCGGATGAACTTTCCTCGCGCGCTCGCTTGGTGCTCTCCTCGGTGGTGGCCACCTATATCGCCACGGCCGAGCCGGTGGGTTCCCGCACCATTTCCAAGCAGAAGAACGTGAGCTTTTCCGCGGCCACCATTCGCAACGTTATGGCCGACTTGGAGGAAATGGGCTTTTTGGCCCAGCCCCACATTTCGGCCGGCCGCATCCCCACCCCGGACGGCATGCGCTTTTACGTGGACTCCATCCTGGAGCTGGACGAGCTGGACGAGTCGGTCAAGGCAGCCATCCGGGCCCAGCTCGACGGCCACCAGCTCTACGACCTCAACGACATTTTCAAGGCCACCAGCCGGGCCCTGAGTCAGATCAGCCGCCAGGCCTCCCTGGTGGCGGTGCCCAGCCCGGAACAGGAGGTGTTCCGGCATATGGAGTTCGTGCGCCTGGCCGCCGGGCTCATCCTGGTGGTGCTGGTCTCCAAGGCCGGTGGGGTGCAGAACCGCATCATCGAGGCCGAGGAAGACATCGCCCAAGAGGAGCTGGACAAGTACTCCCGCTACCTCAACGAACTTTTGGCAGACCTGACTCTGGGCCAGGTAAAGCAGCGGGTGGCCCAGGAGATGGCCCAGGAGCGCAACCGTTTTGACGCGGTGCTCTCGCGGGCCCTCACCCTGGGCAAGCAGGCCTTGCAGAGCCGCTCGGAGGGCGATCTATTAATCGACGGCCAGAGCAATCTGATGGACCAGCCCGAGTTCCGCGACGTGGTGCGCCTGCGAGGTATTTTTCAGACCTTTGAGGAAAAATCCACCCTGCTGCGCTTGCTGGACAAGGCGCTCACCGCTCAGGGCGTGCGCCTGGTCATCGGCTCGGAAAGTGAGCAGGCCGAGTTGGAGGGCCTCACCCTGGTCACCTCGGCCTATGGCGATCAGGACCAGCCCCTGGGGGCCCTGGGCATCATCGGCCCCACTCGCATGGATTATTCCAAAGTCATTCCCATGGTGGACTTCACCGCCCGCCTGGTCAGCCGCATCCTGGACGAGCGCACCAAGTAG